Proteins found in one Maridesulfovibrio sp. genomic segment:
- a CDS encoding AMP-binding protein, producing MNQSHLRDLTLGALLDEAVEKWPEQEAVVYVDRDFRLTYREFGELVDDLAMGLMALGIEKGEKVAVWATNVPYWVALQFATAKIGAVMLTVNTAYRSTELDYLLKQSECENLVLIDGFREIDYLQTIYDLVPELKTQERGYLKSETYPNLKRVFFLGQEKHRGMYSMAEVINLSAVTTEEDYVERQATLDPHDVVNMQYTSGTTGFPKGVQLTHYNISNNGFWIGENQGFKPGDRLCLPVPLFHCFGCVLGVMAAVNHGTTMVILEGFDPLLVMASIDQEKCTAVYGVPTMFIAILEHKLFEKFNYSSLRTGIMAGSPCPIEVMKKVMDKMNMTDITICYGLTEASPVMTQTRITDSLQRRTESVGQAMPEIEVAIIHPETGEVCAPGVTGEICCRGYNVMKGYYNNPEATNSAIDVDGWLHSGDLGTMDEEGYVDVTGRLKDMIIRGGENIYPREIEEFLYTMEGILDVQVAGVPSKKYGEQVGAFIILRDGVEMTQQDIIDYCRGKISRYKIPKYVTFLDAYPMTASGKIQKYKLRDMAAELYPDA from the coding sequence ATGAACCAATCACACCTCAGAGACCTGACTCTCGGAGCACTGCTGGATGAGGCGGTAGAGAAATGGCCCGAACAGGAGGCCGTTGTCTACGTGGACCGCGATTTTCGTCTGACCTACCGCGAATTCGGTGAACTGGTGGATGACCTTGCCATGGGACTGATGGCCCTCGGCATTGAAAAAGGCGAAAAGGTTGCCGTCTGGGCGACCAATGTTCCTTACTGGGTCGCCCTGCAATTCGCTACCGCCAAGATCGGGGCCGTGATGCTGACCGTAAACACAGCCTATCGAAGCACTGAACTGGACTACCTGCTCAAGCAGTCGGAGTGCGAAAACCTGGTCCTTATCGACGGTTTCCGGGAGATCGACTATCTCCAGACTATTTACGACCTTGTCCCCGAGCTTAAAACTCAGGAACGCGGTTATCTCAAGAGTGAAACTTATCCGAATCTAAAAAGGGTTTTCTTCCTCGGACAGGAAAAACACCGCGGCATGTACTCCATGGCCGAAGTGATCAACCTCTCCGCCGTAACCACAGAAGAAGATTACGTAGAGCGTCAGGCTACCCTTGACCCGCACGATGTTGTCAATATGCAGTACACTTCAGGAACCACCGGATTCCCGAAAGGCGTACAGTTGACTCATTACAACATCAGCAACAACGGATTCTGGATCGGTGAGAATCAGGGGTTCAAACCGGGTGACCGTCTTTGCCTGCCTGTGCCCCTTTTCCACTGCTTCGGATGCGTGCTCGGCGTGATGGCAGCAGTAAACCACGGCACCACCATGGTTATCCTTGAAGGATTCGATCCTCTGCTGGTTATGGCCTCCATTGATCAGGAAAAGTGTACCGCCGTTTATGGTGTACCGACCATGTTCATAGCCATCCTTGAGCACAAGCTTTTTGAAAAATTTAATTATTCTTCATTACGCACCGGAATTATGGCCGGGTCGCCATGTCCGATTGAGGTAATGAAAAAAGTCATGGACAAAATGAACATGACCGACATAACCATTTGCTACGGGCTTACCGAAGCTTCCCCGGTTATGACCCAGACCCGTATAACTGACAGCCTGCAGCGCCGTACCGAGTCCGTCGGACAGGCCATGCCTGAAATTGAAGTCGCTATCATCCATCCTGAAACGGGTGAGGTGTGCGCTCCTGGCGTAACAGGTGAAATCTGCTGCCGCGGCTACAACGTTATGAAGGGCTACTACAACAATCCCGAAGCCACCAATTCCGCCATTGACGTAGACGGATGGCTACATTCCGGTGACCTCGGAACCATGGATGAAGAAGGATACGTAGATGTAACAGGTCGCCTCAAGGATATGATTATCCGTGGCGGTGAAAACATTTATCCCCGTGAGATAGAAGAATTTCTTTACACAATGGAAGGGATTCTCGATGTACAGGTTGCCGGTGTGCCCAGCAAGAAATACGGCGAGCAAGTCGGCGCATTCATCATCCTCAGGGATGGCGTGGAAATGACCCAGCAGGATATCATCGATTACTGCCGGGGTAAGATTTCCCGCTACAAAATTCCAAAATACGTTACTTTCCTTGACGCTTACCCTATGACCGCAAGCGGCAAGATTCAAAAATACAAACTGCGGGACATGGCTGCCGAGCTTTATCCCGACGCATAA